Genomic DNA from Pedobacter africanus:
ATTCAGGATGTAGGTTGCCGATACTATACCAATATCAATACGCTCGAGCATGTGATGACAGGCTGTGCAGAAAACAACAAAGAACTGCTAATCCTGGATAGGCCCAATCCTAACGGGTATGTGGTAGACGGGCCGGTGATGACAGAAGACAGGTTTAAATCGGCTATAGGGATACATTATACGCCTATGACCCATGGCATGACCATAGGAGAATTTGCGCAATATCTTAATGGCGAAGGCTATCTTAAGCAGCCCTGCAAAATCAAAATTATAAAGGTTGCCAATTACAATCACGACATGCCTTATGTGCTGCCAGTCAATCCCTCTCCCAATTTGAATACACAGCAGGCTGTAATGCTTTTCCCTAGCCTGTGCATGTTTGAAGGAACAGCCATCAATGAGGGGCGTGGAACCTATATGCCATTTACCATATTAGGCGCACCTGCGCTGAAAGGCAAATATGCATTCTCCTATAAGCCGGTAAGTATTCCCGGGATGAGCGAGCGGCCAAACCATAAAGACACTGTCTGTTATGGGCTAGACCTTCGCAATTATGATATAAACCAGCTGAAAAAGAGGCGTCAGATTAACTTATCCTGGTTAATTGAATTGTACAAAGCCTATCCTGATAAAGCCCGTTTCTTTACTCCTGGAAGAGCCAATCAAGATATATCAGCTTTTGACCTGCGTATTGGTACCGATCAGCTAAGAAAACAGATCATAGCGGGGGTATCGGAAGCAGAAATCAGAAAAAGCTGGGAGCCGGGCCTGAAGAAGTTTAGAGCGATACGGGCTAAGTATTTACTTTACCCCTGATGAACAAGCCTGAGAAGTTTATCTGCACATACCAGTCTAATTGCTGCTTATGTAGCAGGTACATCTATGGCCATCTGGGATTTGTCATTCGTACAGCAATGTACTTCCACGTGATAAAAAGAAGCTGAGCGCCTATTTTTTCTTTGCAGTAACCATTATAATTACACCTGCTACCAAAACTATACCGCCAATGTAAGGCGGCCAATTTACCGTTTTCTCTTTATCGGCAGAGATTTCAATAGGGCCTGCATCCAATACTTTTTCCTTTTTGGTATAAGAAAAACCAGTCCATACAAACATTATTATACCAATTGCAATAAGAATTAATCCGAAAGTCCTGTTCATGATTTAGGGTTTTATGCCATATTAACATATCCCAGTGTAAAATGTTTTGTCGCATTGTATTCTCTATTGGTTGCTTTGTAAGGTAGCAAAACCTTTTGTTTACAGCAGTTGTTCTAGTTCTGGTTTCAGGGTGAAACTGAATTGATCTTAGCATAAAAGATATGGCACATTTAGAAGTAGAACCAAAACCGTCCCGACCGCTATGGTTGTGGACATTAATAGCATTGCTGGTCATACTGCTTGCCGGTATGTTAATCAAAAACTGTAATGAGCAGACTCCGGTAAGTTCTGCAGATTCCGTGCCGGCCGATGCCCGCAAAAACTAAGCATTTGCAGAACTATCCTCAAATTTAAAGAAGACAAGCTATGGGAGAACATACCTACAACTATCTGCAGGAATTGAGTCGCAGTAATTTTCAGATCGTTAACGGAGAACCCGACATTATTGGCTGGGAGGTCAAGAATGAAACAGGGGTATATATTGGTGAGGTGTATGAATTGCTTTTTGAGCCTCAGACCAAGGCAGTGAGGTACCTGGTTGTTAACCTGGAAGATAACGGGATGAACCTTGGAGCTAAAAAGGTGATGATCCCGCTGGGTATCGCCCATTTACACATCAGCGACGATGAGGTAGTGTTACCGGGATTACACATTGACCAGTACAATGCCTTACCCGATTACAGTAAGGATGAGGTAGGGCCAGAAATGGAGGTGCGTGTCCGGGATATCATAGGAAGCCCTGCTGCCTTAAGAATGGAGGATGTCATCAGTGAGTTTGATCAGCATACTTTTTATGCGCATCATTATTTCGATAAAGAAAAGTTTTATCAGCGCGGCGGTGCTTTGAGAAGAATTATTGTTTGCGCTTTTTTGACTATGGATGGCGTTATACAGTCGCCTGGCGGGCCGGATGAAGATCGTAGCAACAACTTTAAATGGGGAGGCTGGAGCTTTCCGCACTGGGATGATATCATGAACAATTATATGGCTAAGATCACCCGCTCACCGTACGATCTGTTGCTGGGAAGGCGTACCTACGAGATCTTTGCTGCTTTTTGGCCGCATCAGGAGAACAATCCAACCACAGAAACATTTAATCGTATTGAAAAATTTGTGGTAGGGGGAACCGGTACCGATATCTCCTGGAAAAATTCATCGCTTATTTCAGCTGATGTGGTACAGGAGCTGAAAAAGCTAAAGGGGCAGGCCGGACCAGACTTGCTGGTTTATGGAAGTGGTAAACTCTGCCAGACTTTGTTTCAGCACCAGTTGGTTGATGTGTTGCACACCTTAACATTCCCTGTTACCTTGGGCAGCGGCGAGCGGTTTTTCCAGGAAGGAACACAACCGGTGCAATGGAAGTTAAGTGATTCAGCCGTATCTGGCACGGGTGTGTTCCTGGCCAGTTATTTACCTGACGGGGAAGTGAAAACCGGAACAATGTAGCTATACTTGCCGCTTAATGCTCATTGAGCAGCATCCAGGAAGTGCCGAATTGATCGCGTAGCATGGCAAAGCGGTTGGCAAAGGGAGTTTTCTCCATTTTCATAAACACTGTACCTTCATTAGACAATACGCTATAGATATGCTCCGCTTCCTCTGCTGTGTTAAGTACTAATGTAAGGTAGGCGCTGCGCATAGGTTCAGCATTAGGGATGTCTGCACCCCGCAATTTGGTGCCGCCTATTTCCATGATCGCATGAAGGATCGGGTTCTTCCATTCTTCCGGAAAATTGCCGGGTGGCTGATCGTGAGGCAGCATCATATGTATTTTTCCTCCTAAATGCTGTTCGTAAAACCGAAATGCTTTCTCGCAGTGCCCGGGATAGTTGATATAAATGTCGAGTTGGGTTAAAGATTGGGTCATGATGCAATTTTTTAGTACTACAATGGACTATTTTCTTTTGTAAAGGTAGGAGCTGCTGGACAAATATTCAGGGGGAGTTTACGACAAAAGGAGGGGGTATTACTTCCAATGTCTGGTGGGATTAGGCTTAAACCTGGATTAATTCCATATTATATCTTATTTTCGTTGTATATGGAAATTTTTCAGGAAACATTAACCTTGCGGGCAAGAAGAAGGGGATTTCATCTCATTACTGAGGAGATCGTGGCAGCTATGCCACAGATAGCTAAACTTACAATGGGGATTTGCCAGGTTTTTATACAGCATACCTCTGCTTCGCTTACCATCAATGAAAATGCTGACCCTACCGTACGTACTGATTTTGAGATGTTTTTTAACAAGTCGGTTCCCGAGAATGACCCGGATTATGTACACGATTATGAAGGATCGGATGATATGCCCGCGCATCTAAAATCATCTATCCTAGGCAGCTCTGTAAGTATTCCAATACGAAACGGCAGGCTTGCTTTAGGCACCTGGCAAGGAATATACCTTTGCGAACACCGCAATTACGGAGCGGGGCGCAGGCTGGTTGTTACGGCATGGGGCAGGGGCAAATCTGAAATCTAATTCCTGAAAATCTGGAATTGAATTCCATAATTCTAAACAATAATTGTTAAGGACTGTTCAATCAGTATCGGTCCCTAATCTAATTGTTATGAAAGCTAAAATAAAAAAGACAAACAGCACTCCAGAAATTACCCATAGTTCGGTTAACTTTTCGGCAGAAAAGATTAAACAGGTAGCAAAAGAAAAGAAGCCGGCAAAGAGTTTTCTTGAAGAACTTAGTAATGCGATCAATTCAGGCGATGATACCGCCTGGCGCATGTGGAGGTGAGAATTAAAAAAAATTAAACACGAACAGCGTGAATGAGGAAATAAAAGCCAGAAAGCCAATCTTAATTGCAGGAGTAATTATTCTAACCATCAGTTTATGCTTCATTTTCCCATTTGAGTATAATAGAACAAACTACATAACTTCCTACCTCGTAATTTTAGGGATCATTTCTCTCTTATTTCACAAAGGTGGAGACTGGATTTTTGATATTTCTGAGTACCTTAAGTCTGGAAAGGAATTGTAATACTTATACAAAAAATACGGTTGATATTTCATTTTTTAAAGTAAATCGCTGTCTTAACTACTTAAGTTTATCAAACAGGGCAAGGTTTGCATTATATATCGCCTGATAACGGTCGAATAAACTAGTTTCTGCAGGCGTAAAAGGGGAATAATTGTAACGAACAGTTGTATTGTAGCCGCTTTCGGTAATATAGGCTATATACACGATGGCACCACCTCCAAATTGTTGAACAATCTTTTCACTAATAAAAGGAAAATCATAAGATTTAAAAGATGGGTTGATTGCTATGCGAACCTCCAGAATCTTTTCACTTGCCCCGTTATTTGCCTTGGCAGTAATTACCTTATTATTTTTAATGACCAGGTATTTTTTGCCATTGATAATGGTGTCTTTATCTTTTGTAAAATCTGAAACAGTGAAGCCATTCCTAAGATAAGGTTCATTTATAAAGCGTATTCCAGGTTTATTTCCTGTAGAAACGTTGTAAGTTTCGATGGTTTTGGCAGATGGTTTTTTATCAATGTCAAAACTCATCCCAATCATTTCCCGGTAATTGGTCAGGTTATAGCTTTGAAGTCTTTTTCCTGACGCAATTCGTTTAGAAACCCCTGTACTTAAATTCGTTTCTTCATTAAGGTACACGGTCTTAATGGGTTCCAGGACAAAATTCGTTCGCACCAGAAAGGTATCTGTTTTATTAAAAACCGGTCTATTGGGCAATCTGGCTTCCAGTTGCATTGTTACTACAGTTTCTTTAGCATCTTTTTGAGATTTGCTGGCAAAAAAGCAAAATATGCCTATAAGTGTCAATAACAATTTCATCTTATACTCCAATCAATTTAGCATTCATTTTTTGAATATTACAATATTATTTATTTATAATTGGGTTCTATTCCATAACTGCTAAAAAATGACTGAGTATGCCGAGCTTTCCGATTTGGAAGTTTTAACGCTGTTGAAGGGCGGTAACCAGTCTGCGTTTTCAGAGCTGTACAACCGCTATAAACAAGCGCTCTATTTCCATGCTAACAGATCCTTAAAGGATCACGATGAGGCAAGGGATATGGTTCAGGAGGTTTTTGCATCCCTATGGACAAAGAGGGAAACAATGGTGATACCCGAAGCCGTCGATGCCTATCTATATCGGTCAATCCGCAATCGGATCCTTAATTTTATTGCCCATAAAAAAGTTGTCACTAAATATACGGATTCAATAGATGCTTTTTTAGAAAGGGGCTCATCAACAACAGATGAAATAGTCAGGGAAAAGGAACTGAAGAAAATACTGGAATACGAAATTTCGCGGCTACCGGAAAAGATGCGGGTCGTATTTGAGATGAGCAGAAATCAAAACCTCAGCTATAAACAGATTGCAGCTGAGTTGAACATTAATGAACAATCCGTTAGAAAGCACGCACAAAGGGCCATCAGAATTCTTCGCCTCAGAATAAAATTGAATCTATTTTTTGCTTTCTTATGTTGATAAAACAGCTTAAAATAAGCTATTTGCAATTATTTTAAATTTTATTGTCCCCATCGGGCTGATGTGGCTGTCTTACGTTTTGTAATGGGAACTTAAATCCTATGATAAACTATAACCGGTCAGTTATGGCCATACCATATGAAAAATCAGACAGGCAAGCAACTTCTCGAAAAACTAAAAAACGGAACGATCTCAGCAGAAGAGCGAAGACTTCTTGATGCGTGGTACGAGGATTTTGTAACACAGGCAGAACCGTTCAATGATGCGCGGTTATTTTTAGCTGATATGGAAATCCTGGATAAAGCTTTTCCATTTGATAGCACCCAAACTCCTGTAAAAACTTATAAAATATGGCCACGGATTGCCATTACAGCAGCTTTATTTATCATGATTATTGGAGCTGGATTACTTTTTTACAACCTTAATCCCGACAAAGCGCCGCATGGCAGTACTGTTTACAAAAATGTTATTGCACCGGGCAAAGTTGGGGCAACACTCACCCTTGCAAACGGAAAGCAGATCAGGTTGTCGAGTGCTGTTAACGGTGAACTGGCTGAAGAAGCTGGTGTAAAGATTTCTAAGTCGGCCGATGGCCAGATCGTTTATGAAATAATCGGTACGGCTAACAATTCCAATCAACTCAATACACTTTCTACCTCAAATGGAGAGACCTATCGGATACGATTAC
This window encodes:
- a CDS encoding exo-beta-N-acetylmuramidase NamZ family protein — protein: MRAVTLFFLAFLLISHTKSTAQKAALNSGKSGKKEIITGADQTEKYLSYLKGKRIGLVANQSSIIGKKSSVDSLLSLGIKIVKVFGPEHGFRGNASNGAVVNSEIDAKTGIPIISLYGRNEKPTKQQLEGIDLMVFDIQDVGCRYYTNINTLEHVMTGCAENNKELLILDRPNPNGYVVDGPVMTEDRFKSAIGIHYTPMTHGMTIGEFAQYLNGEGYLKQPCKIKIIKVANYNHDMPYVLPVNPSPNLNTQQAVMLFPSLCMFEGTAINEGRGTYMPFTILGAPALKGKYAFSYKPVSIPGMSERPNHKDTVCYGLDLRNYDINQLKKRRQINLSWLIELYKAYPDKARFFTPGRANQDISAFDLRIGTDQLRKQIIAGVSEAEIRKSWEPGLKKFRAIRAKYLLYP
- a CDS encoding dihydrofolate reductase family protein, whose protein sequence is MGEHTYNYLQELSRSNFQIVNGEPDIIGWEVKNETGVYIGEVYELLFEPQTKAVRYLVVNLEDNGMNLGAKKVMIPLGIAHLHISDDEVVLPGLHIDQYNALPDYSKDEVGPEMEVRVRDIIGSPAALRMEDVISEFDQHTFYAHHYFDKEKFYQRGGALRRIIVCAFLTMDGVIQSPGGPDEDRSNNFKWGGWSFPHWDDIMNNYMAKITRSPYDLLLGRRTYEIFAAFWPHQENNPTTETFNRIEKFVVGGTGTDISWKNSSLISADVVQELKKLKGQAGPDLLVYGSGKLCQTLFQHQLVDVLHTLTFPVTLGSGERFFQEGTQPVQWKLSDSAVSGTGVFLASYLPDGEVKTGTM
- a CDS encoding VOC family protein, yielding MTQSLTQLDIYINYPGHCEKAFRFYEQHLGGKIHMMLPHDQPPGNFPEEWKNPILHAIMEIGGTKLRGADIPNAEPMRSAYLTLVLNTAEEAEHIYSVLSNEGTVFMKMEKTPFANRFAMLRDQFGTSWMLLNEH
- a CDS encoding secondary thiamine-phosphate synthase enzyme YjbQ — its product is MEIFQETLTLRARRRGFHLITEEIVAAMPQIAKLTMGICQVFIQHTSASLTINENADPTVRTDFEMFFNKSVPENDPDYVHDYEGSDDMPAHLKSSILGSSVSIPIRNGRLALGTWQGIYLCEHRNYGAGRRLVVTAWGRGKSEI
- a CDS encoding RNA polymerase sigma-70 factor; translated protein: MTEYAELSDLEVLTLLKGGNQSAFSELYNRYKQALYFHANRSLKDHDEARDMVQEVFASLWTKRETMVIPEAVDAYLYRSIRNRILNFIAHKKVVTKYTDSIDAFLERGSSTTDEIVREKELKKILEYEISRLPEKMRVVFEMSRNQNLSYKQIAAELNINEQSVRKHAQRAIRILRLRIKLNLFFAFLC